A region of Panicum virgatum strain AP13 chromosome 8N, P.virgatum_v5, whole genome shotgun sequence DNA encodes the following proteins:
- the LOC120684377 gene encoding uncharacterized protein LOC120684377: MRQWKSLVPALHLHAPAPPCFPQPPAPSPCPSPPRDGDGEDDNQLPRPPLEQQLQVVRLVGCDGRVRAYPPPVTARELMQQHPRHLVCRADALLIGERIPAVAAGEELQPGQAYFLLPAHLFRSVLSFVSLASSLLLLLSTTTASARGKAAGAKAAGPGRPFELHRTAAGTLQIKFSDDFLVGGADGDGAARREPAAPVLRGDARLAKEYEELVGYGKSRRWAPKLETIEEVVAVAAAAAAGAGAPNPERRKSRALPFLGRLGSRRRRDACAGGSAVACSG; the protein is encoded by the coding sequence ATGAGGCAGTGGAAGTCGCTGGTCCCGGCGCTGCACCTGCACGCCCCCGCGCCGCCCTGCTTcccgcagccgccggcgccgtcgccctgcccctcgccgcccagggacggggacggggaagACGACAACCAGCTGCCCCGGCCTCCCCTGGAGCAGCAGCTGCAGGTGGTGCGGCTGGTGGGGTGCGACGGGCGGGTGCGCGCGTACCCGCCGCCCGTGACGGCGCGGGAGCTGATGCAGCAGCACCCGCGGCACCTGGTGTGCCGCGCCGACGCGCTGCTCATCGGGGAGCGGATCCccgccgtcgcggccggggAGGAGCTGCAGCCCGGGCAGGCCTACTTCCTCCTCCCGGCGCACCTCTTCCGCTCCGTCCTCTCCTTCGTCTCCCTCGCctcctcgctgctgctgctcctgtcgACGACGACGGCCTCCGCGCGGGGCAAGGCCGCGGGCGCCAAGGCGGCGGGCCCGGGCCGCCCGTTCGAGCTCCACCGCACCGCGGCGGGCACGCTGCAGATCAAGTTCTCCGACGACTTCCTCGTCGGCGGGGCGGACGGggacggggcggcgcggcgggagccCGCGGCGCCGGTGCTGCGCGGGGACGCGCGCCTCGCCAAGGagtacgaggagctcgtcgGGTACGGCAAGTCCCGCCGCTGGGCGCCCAAGCTGGAGACCATCGAGGaggtcgtcgccgtcgcggccgccgcggcggccggcgccggcgcgcccaACCCGGAGCGCAGGAAGAGCCGCGCGCTGCCGTTCCTCGGGCGCCtcggcagccggcgccgccgcgacgcgTGCGCCGGCGGGAGCGCCGTCGCGTGCTCCGGGTAG
- the LOC120685780 gene encoding extensin-like yields MSSASGAGAGGRRITIKSISCRGVKAFVPFQKPPLYAAVSLGGRREKTAPDADGGECPDWDDAAFAFDLDGDGGGQQQLQQLVVEFEVKAQVALLGTKLVGTASVPVADLAAPGVGGAGAALRHVSYQVSAPDGKPNGTLSFAYAISGGPGTGARPQPQQPYYPAPDQNPSFCCAPPPSAPYPAPAAANFAPPSGAYPPPQQPSPPPASAPLYPPLEDLLPPSSYPPPAAPNLQFPSPNSSSSYPPPPPPTAAVTAYPPPPVSCTAYPAPPAEYSSYPPPPTAAYPPPPASCAACPSAPPAPYYSYPPPQSATYPPAPPSGYPPLPASNLTPPTSTYPPPAESGSGSAYPVYPRSAPSPSPPPPPSTVDRALPYYPAPPGGSYYPPPGTRHPELDGAATTLHYYPPPGTRYP; encoded by the coding sequence ATGTCCTcggcctccggcgccggcgccggcggccggcgcatcACCATCAAGTCCATCTCCTGCCGCGGCGTCAAGGCCTTCGTCCCGTTCCAGAAGCCGCCGCTCTACGCCGCGGTGTCCCTCGGGGGCCGCCGGGAGAAGACAGCGCccgacgccgacggcggcgagtgCCCGGACTGGGACGACGCGGCGTTCGCCTTCGACCTCGACGGGGATGGCGGTggccagcagcagctgcagcagctggtGGTGGAGTTCGAGGTTAAGGCGCAGGTGGCGCTCCTCGGCACCAAGCTCGTCGGCACGGCTAGCGTGCCAGTGGCCGACCTGGCGGCGCCCGGAGTgggaggcgccggcgcggcgctgcgGCACGTCAGCTACCAGGTGAGCGCCCCCGACGGCAAGCCCAACGGCACGCTCAGCTTCGCATACGCCATCAGCGGTGGCCCCGGCACCGGCGCGCGTCCGCAACCGCAGCAGCCCTACTACCCGGCGCCGGATCAAAATCCGAGCTTTTGCTGCGCGCCTCCGCCGAGCGCACCCTAtcctgctcccgcggcggcaaACTTCGCGCCACCGAGCGGCGCGTACCCTCCGCCACagcagccgtcgccgccgccggcttccgCTCCTCTCTACCCGCCGCTGGAAGACTTGCTCCCGCCGAGCAGCTACCCCCCTCCCGCAGCGCCTAATCTACAGTTCCCATCGccaaacagcagcagcagctacccgccgccgccgccgccgacggcggctGTTACAGCGTACCCGCCGCCACCAGTGTCATGTACCGCCTATCCGGCGCCACCGGCAGAGTACTCCAgctacccgccgccgccgacggcggcaTACCCACCACCACCTGCGTCATGCGCAGCCTGTCCTTCGGCGCCTCCGGCACCGTACTACAGCTACCCGCCGCCACAATCGGCCACctacccgccggcgccgccgagcgGCTACCCACCGCTTCCGGCGTCCAATTTGACCCCTCCGACCAGCACctacccgccgccggcggagtcAGGCTCGGGCTCGGCCTACCCAGTTTATCCCAGATCGGCGccttcgccttcgccgccgccgccgccgagcacggTGGACCGTGCGCTGCCGTACTACCCGGCGCCGCCCGGCGGCTCGTACTACCCTCCGCCGGGGACGCGGCACCCCGAGCTCGACGGCGCGGCCACGACGCTGCACTACTACCCGCCGCCGGGGACTCGGTACCCGTAG